The Streptomyces sp. NBC_01298 genome contains the following window.
GGCCCTCACGGTCACGGGCGCCTGGGGCGTGGACGTCTCCAGCGGCGTGGAGAGCGAGCGCGGCGTGAAGTCCCCGGACCTCATCCGAGCCTTCATCGCGGCGGCCCGCGCGGCGGGGCCCCGCCGGGCCTGAGCACGGGGCCGGCCGCCCGCCCGGCACCGGCGGCGAAGCCCCCAGGCCCTTCCGGGCCCGGCCTTCGGGCCCGGCCTTCGGGCCCGGCCCACCTGCTCTTCAGCCCGTCCGGCGTGTGAGGACCGGGGTCCGGGCGTGTGGATCCGCTGCGCCGTCCGGCCGCTTGCCGCAGGTGTCTCCGTGGACCGGGCCACTGGGGGTGGTCGGCTGGCCGACGGCCCATCGCCCACGCCGAAAGCTGGTCCCCGTGAAACGAGCCCGTTTCCTCGCCGCCGCAGCCGTCGTCGTCCCGTCCCTGCTGGTGGCCGTGCTCGGCAGCGCCGCCGCAGCCGCCCCGCTGCCCGATCCGAAGCCGCCGGTCCCGCACTGCATCACCCCCTTCGACGGGGACCTCAACGAGCTGTACGGCGTGAAGGACCGCATCATCGGTCCGGTCCCCTGTCGCGAGACCTACGCCAAGGCGAAGTGGGTCAGGATCGCGCCGGGCTGGGGCACGGCGCCGAGCGGTGCGAAGGCCGTCTATCCGGCCGGCTACACGCCGCAGCGCCCCGATCCGATCGACGACTTCAACTCCAAGTTCGTCAGCGCCACGTACGTCCACGACCTCGGCACGCCGCGGGAGCAGCGCTTCACCTACAAGAAGAGCCGGGTCCTGCGCACCGGTCTCCTCGGCCCCGACGGCGTTCCGTACTCGATCGCCATCTCGCCGCCGTTCAAGGCGCTGGACCTCGGCACGCACACCACCCTCGTCCTGTTCACGCTCACGGCGCAGCACTGCGACGGGCTCGGGACGGTCGAGGAGGAGAACTGCCTGCCCGCCGGCACCTTCGAGTACACGAGCAACGCCCCCTTCGACGTGATCCCGAAGCCCACCGGCTGAGCAGGGCGGCAGGACCGCGGGGGTCAGGCGTCAGGCCGTCGGGCCGTCAGGCCAGCGAGTCGATCCAGCGCTCCAGGCGGCGCCCCTCCGTGGCCATCAGCTCGGGATCGCGGAAGGTGTTCGTGAGCAGGGAGACGCCCTGGTAGGCGGCGATCAGGGCGACCGCCAGCTCCCGCGCGTCCGCCGCGCGGCCCATCGCCAGGAACTGCCCCTCGGCCCAGTCGAGCAGCACCCTCATCACCTTGGCCAGGGTCTGGTCGAGGCCGTCGTCGCGCTTGTCGAGCTCGGAGGCGAGCGAGCCGGTGGGGCAGCCGTGGCGCGCGGTGAGCTCGCGCTGTTCGACCCAGCCGGAGACGAGGGCCTTCAGCCGGGCCTGGGGGGTGGGGAGCGCGTCCAGGGCGGTGATCAGACCGGCCAGGTGCTGCGCGTGGGCGTCGATCGCCGCTTCGACCAGCTGGTCCTTGGTCTTGAAGTAGTAGTAGACGTTGCCGAGCGGGACGTCGGCCGCGCGCGCGATGTCGGCGATCGTCGTCTTCTCCATGCCCTGTTCGTGCAGGACCTGGGCCGCGGCGGCGGCGAGGCGTTCGCGTTTGCCGCCGCGCTTGGCCCGGGGGCGGTCCGCCCGGGCTTCCGGGGCGGCTTCGGCGGCATCTGAGTAAGTCACCTGACTCACTATAGACGGGCACCGCCCGGCGGGCTATGGTCGTGCCATGAGTTGGTCAGCCGACTAACTCACTTCACGGGTGGGAGCCTTTCATGTTCGTCATCACGGGTGCGACCGGAAACGTCGGCAGCGAGCTGGTACGGATCCTCGCGGCGGCGGGGGAGCAGGTCACGGCCGTCTCCCGGCGGGCGCCGGAGGGCGCTCTGCCCGAGGGGGTCCGCCACCATCGGGCCGACCTCGCCGAGCCGCGGAGCCTGCGGCCCGCGCTCGCCGGGGCCGGGGCCCTGTTCCTGCTCGTCGCCGGCGAAGATCCGCGGGCGGTCCTCGACCTGGCCGCGGAGGCCGGCGTACGCAGGGTCGTACTGCTGTCCTCCCAGGGGGTCGGGACCCGGCCCGAGCAGTACGGGCACCCGGCCGCCTTCGAGGAGGCCGTGCGCCGGTCCGGTCTGGAGTGGACGGTCCTGCGCTCGGGCGGGCTCGATTCCAACGCCTTCGCCTGGGCCGAGTCGATCCGTACGCACCGCACGGCCGCCGCGCCCTTCGGGGACGTCGGGCTGCCGACGGTCGACCCGGCCGACGTCGCCGAGGTCGCGGCGGCCGTCCTGCGGGGCTCCGGGCACGAGGGCCGCACGTACGACCTGACCGGCCCGGCGCCGGTCACCCCGCGCGAGCGGGCCGAGGCGATCGCGGGGGCGATCGGCGCGCCGGTGCGGTTCGTGGAGCAGAGCCCCGAGGAGGCCCGGGCGCAGATGCTGACCTTCATGCCGGAGCCGGCCGTGGAGGGCACCCTGTCGATCCTGGGCGCCCCGCTCCCCGCCGAACGGGCCGTCAGCCCGGCCGTCGAGCTGATCCTCGGCCGCCCCCCGCGCCCCTTCGCCGCCTGGGCATCCCGCACGGCACCGGCCTTCCGCTGACGACCCGCCCGGTCGGCCCGACCGCTCGCCTCACCCGGCCGTCCGGCCGTCCGGCCTGCCTGCCTGCCGGCCCGCCCCATCCCATCCCGTCCCCGTCTCCGGAGGAGCCATGCCCGTACAGCCCGTACTCGACTCGACGGTCCACTACCGGGAGGCCGGCGACCCCGCCGGAGTCCCCGTGGTGTTCCTGCACGGGAACCCGACCTCCTCCCACCTCTGGCGGAAGGTCCTGCCCGCCCTCGGCTACGCCTTCGCCGATCACGCCCGCTACCTCGACGCCTGGTTCGACGCGCTCGGCCTGGACGAGGCGGTGCTCGTCGGGCACGACTGGGGCGGCGCGCTCGCCTTCGACCGGGCCGCCCGGCATCCGGGGCGGGTGCGCGGGATCGCGTTCACCGAAAGCATCGTCAAGCCGATGAGCTGGGAGGAGTTCCCGGAAGGCGGCCGCGAGCTGTTCCGGGCGATCAAGACGCCAGGGGTGGGGGAGGCCATGCTCCTGGACGCGAACGGGTTCGTCGAGGGGCTGGCCGGCAGCGGCGTCCGCCCGATGGACCCGAGCGACCTGGACGTGTACCGGGCCCCGTACCCGACGCGGGAGAGCCGGCGCCCGCTGCTCCAGTGGGCCCGGTCGATGCCGCTGGGCGGGGAACCCGCCGAGGTGGTGGCGCGGGTGGCGGCGTACGGGGACTGGCTCGCGGGGAGCCCCGCGATACCCAAGCTGCTGCTGACCTTCGCCCCGTGGCCCGGGGCGATGACGGGACCCGAGGCCGTCGAGTGGTGCGTGGCGAACGTCGCGGGCCTGGAACTCGCCCGGCACGACGACGTGCCCGCCGGGCACCACACCCCCGAGGACCACCCGCTGCTGGTCGCGGCGGCGGTACGGAACTGGGCGGAGCGGCACGGACTGTGGGGGTGAGCAGCCGGTTGCTCCGAGCGCCGCGAAGGGGGCGAAGGGCGCGCGGCACGGGTCTTCGGACCCTTCGGCGGCGGACGTAGGTCCCTGTCCGCGGGCCTTCCGCCCCGGGGAGACTTCGCATCATGGACACTCTGGATTCGGTGATCGTCAACGTCAACGATCATCTCTGGACCTACCTGCTGATTCCGCTGGTGGTCGGCGCGGGCCTGTACTTCACGGTCCGCTCCCGGGGTGTGCAGCTGCGCCTGCTTCCCGAGATGTTCCGGGTGGTGAAGGAGAAGACCCCGCCGCGCGCCGACGGCCGCAAGCAGGTCTCGTCCTTCGGCGCCTTCACGATCTCGGCCGCCGCGCGCGTGGGCACCGGCAACATCGCCGGTGTCGCCGCCGCGATCACCCTGGGCGGCGCGGGCGCCGTGTTCTGGATGTGGATGATGGCGCTGATCGGCGCGGCCTCCGCCTTCGTGGAATCGGCCCTCGCCCAGCTCTACAAGGTGCGCAATGCCGGCGGCGCCTACCGGGGCGGTCCGGCGTACTACATGCAGCGGGCGCTCGGTAAACGCTGGCTCGGAGTGCTCTTCGCGGTGACGATCACGGTCACCTTCGCCTTCGTCTTCAACGCCGTGCAGGCCAACACCATCACCGCCGTCGCCGCGGGCTCTCTCGCGGACACGGGCGGCTCGAACTGGTTCGGCCCCTCCCTCGGCGTGCTGCTGGCCGCCCTGCTGGGGCTGGCCGTCTTCGGCGGGGTCAAGCGGATCTCGTCCATCACCACCGTCCTGGTCCCGGTGATGGCGATCGTCTACCTCCTCCTCGGCGCGGCGGTGGTCCTCCTCAACATCACCGAGTTCCCCCGGGTCATCGCCGACATCGTCGGCGGCGCCTTCGGCTTCCGCGAGCTGGCGGCCGGCGGCATCGGCGCGGCGATCCAGCAGGGCATCCGGCGCGGCATGTTCTCCAACGAGGCGGGCCTCGGCTCCGCCCCGAACGCGGGCGCCGCCGCCGAGGTCTCGCACCCGGTCAAGCAGGGCCTCGTACAGTCCCTGGGCGTCTTCTTCGACACCCTCCTCGTCTGCACGATGACGGCCTTCATCGTCCTGGTCAGCAACCCGGAGCTGTCGGGCCGCCAGGGCGCGGACCTGACGCAGACGGCGCTCAGCGAGACGCTGGGCGGGTGGGCCGGCCACCTGCTGACCGTCGTCGTCTTCATGCTCGCCTTCAGCAGCATGATCGGGAACTACTACTACGGCGAGACCAACATCCAGTTCATCACCCGCAAGCGGTGGGTCCTGCCGGGGTACCGGGTGCTCGTCCTGTCGGCGGTCGTCCTGGGCTCGCTCGGCTCGGTGTCGGTCGTCTGGAACCTGGCGGACGTGTTCATGGGCCTCATGGCGCTGATCAACCTCGCCGCGATCATCCCGCTGTCGGCCATCGCCTTCCGCCTCCTGGACGACTACCTCGCCCAGCGCCGCGCGGGCCTGGAGCCGGTCTTCACCCGCGACCGCATGCCGGACCTCCGCGGCGTCCAGTGCTGGGACCCGATCCGCACGACGGTCCCGTCGGCGCAGGCACCGGAACGGGTGTAGCGGGGCCTGCGCCACCCGATCGTGGGACGGGGAAGGCAAGCGCCCGCCGCCCATCGGCGGCCCGCCCTACCCTCGCTGGCATATGCCACAGCAGAGGGGATCCGCGATGACGGCAGCCACGCCCGAGCCCGGCCGCACCACCGACGGTCACCCGTGGGAGTACCTGCTGCGGAGCTGGTGCGACCTGGACGTGCCGAAGGGCTGGCGGGCCGAGATCGACGGCGGCCGGATCACCTTGGACCCACCGTCCCACCGTCATCACCACGCCATCGCGGCCACGGTGCAGCGCGCGCTGTACGGGGTTGTGCCGCCCGACTTGGGTGCCTACCAGTGGCTCGGCATCCACATCGCCGCACTCGGCAAGCTCTACGTACCCGACCTCGTGGTCGCCCCCGCCGCCCTGGTCGATGACGTGGCAGCCGAGGTCTCCGACCCCGTCGACGCGGCCGAGGCGCTGCTCGTGGTGGAGATCACCTCCAAGAGCAGCGCCGAGGACGACCGGAAGAAGAAGCTCTGGGCCTACGCCCACGCCCCCGTCCCGGTCTACCTCCTCATCGACCGCTTCGACGAGCACGGCCCCACGGCCACCCTGTTCACCGAACCGCAGAACGGTGCCTACAAGCACGCCGTCCGCGTCGCCTTCGGCGACGCGTTGCGGCTCCCCGAGCCCTTCGCGGTGACGGTCGACACGGGGAGCTTCCCGCACTGATCCAGGGCAGGACCGCTAGAACGCCGGGCCGGAGACGGCGACCGGGCCGTCCGGCTCCACCGAGGTCACGACCGCCGTCGCCCGCAGGGATTCGACCTGGTCGGGGGAGAGGCGGGCGCTGAAGCCGTTGAGGGCGTGGCGGTAGACGTGGACCGGGGTGATCCCGTACGCGTCCGCGACGGCGGCCGGGTCGAGGCCGCGGTGCACGGTGACGATGTACGCCGGCCACTCGGCCGGGGCCGTGGCGGATGCGGGAGCGGGAGCGGCGGGGCCGGTCGGGGAGGGGGCGGCGGCGTGCGCGGGCAGGGTGGCCGAGGCCGCGAGGGCGAGGGCGGCGAGGGTCGTCGGCAGGGTCCAGCTCGTACGGGTACGCATGACGGCGAGGCCACCACGTACGGCCGGTCCGGTCAACGACCGTCGGCGGCGCGGCGGTCACGGGCGGGAGTGAACCGCGGGAACCGCGAATGCGCCCCTCCCCGGATGCGTGCGCGGTGCCTTCCGTACGGGTGAACCTGCCGACCCGCGCCGCATCCGCGCGAGGTGGTCGCGCAGGTCGGGAAAGGCCGGAAAGCGAAGGGCGGAATCCTTTCTTCAGTCCGTACGAGAATCAGCCCGCAGTGCGGCCGGACGGCCGGTCCGGCCCGGTCAAGGCCGACCGACGGCCCGCCGATGAACGGGAGGGCCGCACTCCGGGACGCGTTCCCCGTCGAACGGAGGCGGCTTCCACATGCCGCCCTCCACTCTTCGGGAGTCCCCTCGATGTCCATGCGCCTGCTCGCCCGCGCCGCCACCACCGCCCTGCTCGCCATCACTCCGGTGGCCATCGGTACCGCGTCCGCCGACGTCGCGCCCGAGCCCACCCCGGTGCCGCTGACCGTCTCGGCCAACGCCATCCCCGGCCAGTACATCGTGACGCTGGAGCCCGGCTTCGACCCGGCCAAGGTGGCGGAGCGGCTGGGCCTCAAGCCGAAGTTCCTCTACACCAAGGCGATGAACGGCTTCGCCGTTCCGATGACCCCGCTCCAGCTGCAGATCGCCCGGGTGGCCCTGGGCGTGAAGTCGGTGGAGACGGACGCGAAGGTCTCGGCCCCGTCGAGCGTGCCGTCGACGGCCACCGCCCTGCGCGGGCCGTCCGCCTCCTGGGGCCTGGACCGGATCGACCAGAAGGAACTGCCGCTCGACAACACCTTCACCACCGAGGGCAACGGCGCCGGGGTGACCGCGTACATCCTCGACTCGGGCATCGAGTACGCGCACGACGAGTTCGGCGGCCGCGCCACCTTCGGCTTCGACGCGATCAACGACGGCCGCAACGGTCTGGACTGCAACGGCCACGGCACGCACGTCGCGGGGACGGTCGCCGGGAAGACGTACGGGGTGGCGCGCAAGGCGAACGTGGTCAGCGTCCGGGTCCTCGACTGCACGGGGAAGGGCGACTCCTCCGGGATCATCGCGGGCCTGGACTGGGTGGCCAAGAACGCCAAGCAGCCGGCTGTCCTGAACGGCTCCCTGGGCGGGGACAAGTCCCAGGCCGTGAACGATGCGGCGACCGCCGTCTCGGACGCGGGCGTGCTGCCGGTCATCGCGGCCGGCAACTCCTCGATCGACGCCTGCAATGTGTCGCCCGCATCGGCGGCCAGGGTGCTCACGATCGCCGCGTCCAACAAGTACGACGAGGAGACGGACTTCTCCAACTACGGCGAATGCGTCAGTCTCTACGCGCCCGGACAGGAGATCCTCTCCGCGAAGCTCGGGGGCGGCTCCGTGGCCCAGAACGGCACGTCCATGGCCGCACCGCACGTCACCGGTGTCGCGGTCCTCTACAAGCAGGCCAACCCGAAAGCCACGCCGGCGGAGATCGCCGAGTACATCGACGACGAGTCCACGAAGGACGTCCTTAAGAGCGTCAGCAAGTCCAGCCCGAACCGCCTGCTGTTCACCAACGGCCTCTGATCGCCGCAGGCGCGAGGGCCGTGCCGCTCACGCAGCGGCGCGGCCCCACCTCATCCGCGACCACGGCAGCGCCAGCTCGCTCCGGCCGGTCACCTCGCGCGGGGCGAGATCGGCGATCGGGGCGGCCTCGCGGTGCCTCGCGTAGACGGTGTCCACGTAGCGGTGGCCGGTGTCGGGGGCGATGAAGAGGACCGTGCGGTGCGGTGAGCGCTCGCGCTCGTGGCGCGCCGCGAGGTAGCCGGCGCCGGTGGAGAGCCCGGCGAAGACCGCGTGCCGGCGCAGCAGGTCGACGCTTCCGGCGAGGGCGGCGTCGAAGGAGATCCAGTGCAGGGTGTCGTACAGCTCGTGCGAGACGTTCCCGAAGGGGATGGAGCTGCCGATCCCGGCGATGATCATCTCGGGGTCGGTGACGTGTTCCGAGCCGAAGGTGACGCTGCCGTACGGCTGGACGCCGACGAGTTCGACGTCCGACGTGTCGGCGGCGTCCTCGCGGAGGTAGCGGGTCAGGGCGCCGGTGGAGGCGCCCGAGCCGACTCCGCCGACGACGGTGAGCCCGGCCGCCGTCGTGCCGACGGCCTCGCGGATCCGGTCGGCGATCGCGCGGTAGCCGAGGTAGTGGACGTCGTCGTGGTACTGGCGCATCCAGTGGTACCCGGGGTGCTCGGCGAGGATCTCGTGGATCCGCTCGACGCGCCGCTTCTGGTCGAGCTTCAGGTCGCCGCACGGTTCCATCTGCTCCAGCGTCGCCCCGAGGACGGCCAGTTGGGTCCGCAGCGTGTGGTCCACGGTGGCCGACCCGACGATGTGGCAGCGCAGGCCGTACCGGTGGCAGGTCAGGGCCAGGGCGTACGCGTAGATCCCGCTGGAGCTGTCCAGCAGGGTGTCCCCGCGGCGTACGACGCCGGTGTCGAGCAGGTGGCGCACCGCCGCGAGGGCGGAGACCACCTTCATCGTTTCAAAGCGCAGGCAGACGAGCCGGTCGTCGAGGCGTATCAGGTCCGGCCGGCCGATCGACTCCGCGATGTGCTGGTCCATGGTGGGGGATCTCCTTCGCAGGGGTGGTGCCGGTCGTGAAGGTGCGGGTGGCGGGGATGCCGTGGGCGGATAGGGCGCGCAGGCAGCCGCGGACGCGGCGGCGCAGCCCCGGGGCGGCCTGGTCGAAGAGCACGCCCGCGACCGCGCCGCTGTGCGCGATCTGTACGCCGACCGCCCCGGACCGGTGGGCGAGGGCGGCGAGCGTGTCGAACTCCGGGTGGCCGAGCACCTCTTGGCCGCGCCGTGCGCTGGCGGTGGCGACCGCGCCGAGCAGTTCCGCGCTGCCGGTGGCCACGGCCCGGCGCAGCAGCGCGCGCAGCCGCTCGTAGGCCCGTACGTCGCTGCGGTCCACGTCGGCCACGTCGGCCACCGGCAGCGCCAGGGTGTCGACGGGCGCGCCCCCGCCGAGGGCGCAGCCCACCACGACCAGCGGCGGCAGGGCCGGGCCGAGCACCTCCAGGACCCGGCCCTCCCGCTGGGCGAACAGCACCGGGCGGCTGCCCAGCATCAGCGGATCGGAGGCGAGCTCGGCGCGCACGGCGAGCGCGGCGACCGTCGAGGGGTCCAGCCGCAGCCCGTACGAGTCCGCGACCGCGCGTACGGCCGCGATCACATCGCTGCTGGAGCTGCCCATGCCCAGGCCCACCGGTATCCCGCCGGTGAGCCGCAACTCCCCGCCGCAGGGCGGCCGACCGGTCCGCCGCGCGCACTCCGCGACCGTGAGGGCCGCGGCCCGCGCCGCCTTCGTGCGGTCGGCGGGTACGACGGTCAGCGCCTCGGGCGGCGTGCCGGGACGGCGGACGTACGCGGCGCTGCTGCCGGGGCCCGCCATGGGCAGGGTGACCAGTCCGGCGCACCTGCGCCCGGCGGCGTCGAGGAAGACGCCCTGGAGGATCTCGCCGTGGTGGCAGGGGGCCCGCCCGGTGCCGGGAGCGTCCGTGGCGCCGGGGTTCACGCGCCGCCCGCCGTCCGGTAGCGGTACAGGACCGTCTCCTCGGCGCTGAACTGGGAGAAGGGGAAGGGCTCCGCGGACAGGGCGCTCACCCCGGAGCCGAGGAAGGCGCGGGCCACGGCGCTGCCGGTCTGCGCGTAGACGACCAGCGGGATGCCCCGGGAGCGGCAGCGCTCCAGGATCGTGTCGAAGGTGCCGTTGCTCAGGGTCATCCCGGTGGCGACGACGGCGTCGGCGGTGTCCAGTACCTCGTGCATGTCGTCGGTGACCGGGTCGCCCCACTGGGTGGCCCTGAGGTTGAGGTCGCAGGGGAGCGGACGTCCGCCGCGTGCGCGGATCGCCGCCACGAGCGGGTTGACGACCCCGATGAGCCCGACCGTGGCGCCCTCCTCGATGTCGAGCAGTCCGGCGATGGCCGCGTCCCGTGCCCCGGCGCGGACCTCCGGGGTGCCGGCGGGGAGGGTGACCGGCTCGGCGTCGCCCTCCCCGGCCGCCACGCGGTGGGGGCGGGTCTCGGAGAGGTAGGCGTCGAGGGCGGCGATCCGCAGCGGGCGGGGGGCCTCGCGCAGGAGGACGTCGAGGGGGGTGCCGGAGGAGTCGCGGCAGACGGAGGGGTCGATCTCGCCGGCCTCGAAGGCGCAGCCGCCGAAGGATCCGCCGAGGCGGACCAGGACGTACTGGTTGAGGTAGGTGGTGTCGCCGCCGGCCAGGCGGGTGCCGTGGTGGATCCAGAACACGCTGGTGGCGACGAGCGAGGAGGGGAGCGGGCCGTGCTCGCCGGCGAGTACGGCCGAGAGGAGCGCGTCGACGGAGGTCGCGGGGGTGGTGGTGGGGGTCATGGGGTTCCTGTTCACAGAGCGGTGTGGGGTGTCGGCATCGGCGCCGGTGTGCGTACGGGGAGCGGTCCGCGGTAGCTGACCTGCGGGTGTCCGAGGGCGTCGGTGGTGAGTTCGGCGTCCACTTCGAAGACCTCGGCGAGCCGCCGCGGCGTCAGGACGGCGGCCGGCGGGCCGGCGGCGATCAGGCGGCCGTGGTGCAGGAGCAGCAGCCGGTCGCAGTACCGGGCGGCGAGCGACAGGTCGTGCAGGGCGACCAGGACCGTCTGGGGGGTGGCGGCCAGCAGTTCCATCAGTTCGAGCCGGTGTTTCACGTCGAGGTGGTTGGTGGGTTCGTCGAGCAGGAGCCCGGACGGCTGTTGGGCCAGCGCGCGGGCCAGGTGGGTGCGTTGCCGCTCGCCGCCCGACAGGGCCTTCCAGGGGCGGTCGGCGAGCGCGGTGAGCCCTACGCGTTCCAGCGCGGCGGCGACCACGGCCCGGTCGGTGGCGTCGGGCCCGCGCCAGCGGTCGCGGAAGGGGGTCCGCCCCAGGCCCGCGATGTCGGCGACCGGCAGATCGCCGTCCGCGCCCGCGTCCTGCGCGACGAAGGCGACCCGCCGGGCGATCCGGCGCGCACTCCAGCCGCGCACGGACTCCCCGTCGTACCGGACCGCGCCCGCGTCGGGAGTCCGCAGCCCGGCCAGGCAGCGCAGCAGCGAGGACTTGCCCGAGCCGTTGGGGCCGAGCAGTGCGACGGTCTCGCCGGGGGCGATGTCGGCGCCGACCCCGCGCACGACGGGGGTGCCCGCCACCGACCAGCTGAGGTCTTCGGCGGTGATCCTCACAGTTCCCCCCGCTTGCGCAGGACCAGCAGGAAGATCGGTACGC
Protein-coding sequences here:
- a CDS encoding haloalkane dehalogenase, which translates into the protein MPVQPVLDSTVHYREAGDPAGVPVVFLHGNPTSSHLWRKVLPALGYAFADHARYLDAWFDALGLDEAVLVGHDWGGALAFDRAARHPGRVRGIAFTESIVKPMSWEEFPEGGRELFRAIKTPGVGEAMLLDANGFVEGLAGSGVRPMDPSDLDVYRAPYPTRESRRPLLQWARSMPLGGEPAEVVARVAAYGDWLAGSPAIPKLLLTFAPWPGAMTGPEAVEWCVANVAGLELARHDDVPAGHHTPEDHPLLVAAAVRNWAERHGLWG
- a CDS encoding TetR/AcrR family transcriptional regulator, coding for MTYSDAAEAAPEARADRPRAKRGGKRERLAAAAAQVLHEQGMEKTTIADIARAADVPLGNVYYYFKTKDQLVEAAIDAHAQHLAGLITALDALPTPQARLKALVSGWVEQRELTARHGCPTGSLASELDKRDDGLDQTLAKVMRVLLDWAEGQFLAMGRAADARELAVALIAAYQGVSLLTNTFRDPELMATEGRRLERWIDSLA
- a CDS encoding protease inhibitor I9 family protein, which translates into the protein MRTRTSWTLPTTLAALALAASATLPAHAAAPSPTGPAAPAPASATAPAEWPAYIVTVHRGLDPAAVADAYGITPVHVYRHALNGFSARLSPDQVESLRATAVVTSVEPDGPVAVSGPAF
- a CDS encoding SDR family oxidoreductase, with translation MFVITGATGNVGSELVRILAAAGEQVTAVSRRAPEGALPEGVRHHRADLAEPRSLRPALAGAGALFLLVAGEDPRAVLDLAAEAGVRRVVLLSSQGVGTRPEQYGHPAAFEEAVRRSGLEWTVLRSGGLDSNAFAWAESIRTHRTAAAPFGDVGLPTVDPADVAEVAAAVLRGSGHEGRTYDLTGPAPVTPRERAEAIAGAIGAPVRFVEQSPEEARAQMLTFMPEPAVEGTLSILGAPLPAERAVSPAVELILGRPPRPFAAWASRTAPAFR
- a CDS encoding S8 family peptidase, whose protein sequence is MRLLARAATTALLAITPVAIGTASADVAPEPTPVPLTVSANAIPGQYIVTLEPGFDPAKVAERLGLKPKFLYTKAMNGFAVPMTPLQLQIARVALGVKSVETDAKVSAPSSVPSTATALRGPSASWGLDRIDQKELPLDNTFTTEGNGAGVTAYILDSGIEYAHDEFGGRATFGFDAINDGRNGLDCNGHGTHVAGTVAGKTYGVARKANVVSVRVLDCTGKGDSSGIIAGLDWVAKNAKQPAVLNGSLGGDKSQAVNDAATAVSDAGVLPVIAAGNSSIDACNVSPASAARVLTIAASNKYDEETDFSNYGECVSLYAPGQEILSAKLGGGSVAQNGTSMAAPHVTGVAVLYKQANPKATPAEIAEYIDDESTKDVLKSVSKSSPNRLLFTNGL
- a CDS encoding Rossmann-like domain-containing protein — encoded protein: MTPTTTPATSVDALLSAVLAGEHGPLPSSLVATSVFWIHHGTRLAGGDTTYLNQYVLVRLGGSFGGCAFEAGEIDPSVCRDSSGTPLDVLLREAPRPLRIAALDAYLSETRPHRVAAGEGDAEPVTLPAGTPEVRAGARDAAIAGLLDIEEGATVGLIGVVNPLVAAIRARGGRPLPCDLNLRATQWGDPVTDDMHEVLDTADAVVATGMTLSNGTFDTILERCRSRGIPLVVYAQTGSAVARAFLGSGVSALSAEPFPFSQFSAEETVLYRYRTAGGA
- a CDS encoding ABC transporter ATP-binding protein; translated protein: MRITAEDLSWSVAGTPVVRGVGADIAPGETVALLGPNGSGKSSLLRCLAGLRTPDAGAVRYDGESVRGWSARRIARRVAFVAQDAGADGDLPVADIAGLGRTPFRDRWRGPDATDRAVVAAALERVGLTALADRPWKALSGGERQRTHLARALAQQPSGLLLDEPTNHLDVKHRLELMELLAATPQTVLVALHDLSLAARYCDRLLLLHHGRLIAAGPPAAVLTPRRLAEVFEVDAELTTDALGHPQVSYRGPLPVRTPAPMPTPHTAL
- a CDS encoding GHMP family kinase ATP-binding protein — translated: MNPGATDAPGTGRAPCHHGEILQGVFLDAAGRRCAGLVTLPMAGPGSSAAYVRRPGTPPEALTVVPADRTKAARAAALTVAECARRTGRPPCGGELRLTGGIPVGLGMGSSSSDVIAAVRAVADSYGLRLDPSTVAALAVRAELASDPLMLGSRPVLFAQREGRVLEVLGPALPPLVVVGCALGGGAPVDTLALPVADVADVDRSDVRAYERLRALLRRAVATGSAELLGAVATASARRGQEVLGHPEFDTLAALAHRSGAVGVQIAHSGAVAGVLFDQAAPGLRRRVRGCLRALSAHGIPATRTFTTGTTPAKEIPHHGPAHRGVDRPAGPDTPRRPARLPAL
- a CDS encoding pyridoxal-phosphate dependent enzyme; its protein translation is MDQHIAESIGRPDLIRLDDRLVCLRFETMKVVSALAAVRHLLDTGVVRRGDTLLDSSSGIYAYALALTCHRYGLRCHIVGSATVDHTLRTQLAVLGATLEQMEPCGDLKLDQKRRVERIHEILAEHPGYHWMRQYHDDVHYLGYRAIADRIREAVGTTAAGLTVVGGVGSGASTGALTRYLREDAADTSDVELVGVQPYGSVTFGSEHVTDPEMIIAGIGSSIPFGNVSHELYDTLHWISFDAALAGSVDLLRRHAVFAGLSTGAGYLAARHERERSPHRTVLFIAPDTGHRYVDTVYARHREAAPIADLAPREVTGRSELALPWSRMRWGRAAA
- a CDS encoding alanine/glycine:cation symporter family protein, whose amino-acid sequence is MDTLDSVIVNVNDHLWTYLLIPLVVGAGLYFTVRSRGVQLRLLPEMFRVVKEKTPPRADGRKQVSSFGAFTISAAARVGTGNIAGVAAAITLGGAGAVFWMWMMALIGAASAFVESALAQLYKVRNAGGAYRGGPAYYMQRALGKRWLGVLFAVTITVTFAFVFNAVQANTITAVAAGSLADTGGSNWFGPSLGVLLAALLGLAVFGGVKRISSITTVLVPVMAIVYLLLGAAVVLLNITEFPRVIADIVGGAFGFRELAAGGIGAAIQQGIRRGMFSNEAGLGSAPNAGAAAEVSHPVKQGLVQSLGVFFDTLLVCTMTAFIVLVSNPELSGRQGADLTQTALSETLGGWAGHLLTVVVFMLAFSSMIGNYYYGETNIQFITRKRWVLPGYRVLVLSAVVLGSLGSVSVVWNLADVFMGLMALINLAAIIPLSAIAFRLLDDYLAQRRAGLEPVFTRDRMPDLRGVQCWDPIRTTVPSAQAPERV
- a CDS encoding Uma2 family endonuclease, encoding MTAATPEPGRTTDGHPWEYLLRSWCDLDVPKGWRAEIDGGRITLDPPSHRHHHAIAATVQRALYGVVPPDLGAYQWLGIHIAALGKLYVPDLVVAPAALVDDVAAEVSDPVDAAEALLVVEITSKSSAEDDRKKKLWAYAHAPVPVYLLIDRFDEHGPTATLFTEPQNGAYKHAVRVAFGDALRLPEPFAVTVDTGSFPH